A single region of the Amphiura filiformis chromosome 7, Afil_fr2py, whole genome shotgun sequence genome encodes:
- the LOC140157492 gene encoding uncharacterized protein, which yields MASNSNENLMQELQQPARHEGREENTTDCNSKLASNSNDNLMQQLRHRERHEVTTDQVTGNGSSATIPMPASIHGENVSVVEQQTNVSGDQKIIQVSGDNYQAHTMNVFVGDKAKDTRGPVLSLKTIRRELMEEYRETRGKLPLLPGMPEEFAKMEDIFVDLEIIEEDKKPSGLICKKLNSYGDLVCIERNNENSDDKELVKRILVKGKPGAGKSTTISKLSYDWACNKQDSPMSKFELVFVITVNEIDTDTDLIGAIRDQLLPKVSRENLEELLQSHSNSVAILFDGYDEATSHFDQCKDIRNVLCSKWLAGACVIVTSRPNLVGKFCQKYGSYLQVEIIGFSWRARKKYVKKFLRFSKKDDKDGGGNEKGEENDDYDGGAAADNDDDDEEEEEEDGDEEYDVKTFLYTLRWKSQSLGALSAIPIILSMLCLIWTTVRELPISVTALYKDALMHLAKHKYAKTTADDLDESNIHDWIDNVLFHIGEIAIIGLFEDRLEFKANGFEKQHLEDACTLGVLIKERKRSRTQVTYSVTFLHKTFQEMCAASYLAKLVDRDRETLMMYLGRINHSNVFKMDYFLRFACGLSVQTAEIILPHVVQLMCKHRRMMRDPVREYYGGICNIDSNVCQKMPLFLLYEAEINAQTGSYASLHALMKPLYDTVVIGNRRYETVRLTGTPDIEIDGGIDKVLDHFMLLSKTHYIWLDDVRVLEYGIEREFHDCKSKLLYSLSRLSILRVIKYYRGLAPILPDITSLFNHLIEQQFAPKSLVELCIDGVCYAAESFGLFSSSLPCLAKLTLIRVEIRGELPRDISYPALEDLHIKGHGSAKILSVIESIDLIDLHNLSQIHVESTEFDDLCQLGKAMKYMPHLRRLALPRSMPSLIGQNGLWGVVFDKLAKALQNMKRCKCKPSSACGTVVYSKSVCNVQLRELDLSENTIGHSIGNFVRAYRYMPHLKSLKINSAYLEPQDCEVLFDGLIEVGCKKGTSISPGCLKIETLILNTNNIGDSVDKLCEAIKYMPNLKELDLRDCNLTQEGKIKIRTVLVQENGQYRKGELRLAYGTSRRGHIKISEGIRNVSDMDI from the exons ATGGCAAGCAACTCAAATGAAAACCTGATGCAGGAATTACAACAACCAGCGAGACATGAAG GCCGAGAAGAAAATACAACAGATTGCAACTCCAAATTGGCTAGTAACTCAAATGACAACCTGATGCAGCAATTACGACACCGAGAGAGGCATGAAG TGACTACAGACCAAGTAACAGGAAATGGATCCTCTGCCACGATACCCATGCCAGCATCTATTCATGGTGAAAACGTCAGCGTGGTAGAGCAACAGACAAATGTCTCAGGGGACCAGAAGATCATTCAAGTTTCAGGAGACAATTACCAAGCACATACTATGAATGTGTTTGTCGGAGACAAAGCGAAGGATACAAGAG GTCCCGTTCTCAGCTTGAAAACGATAAGAAGAGAGTTAATGGAAGAATACCGTGAAACAAGAGGTAAGCTACCTCTGCTACCTGGTATGCCAGAAGAGTTTGCCAAGATGGAAGACATCTTTGTCGACCTAGAAATCATCGAAGAAGATAAGAAACCTTCCGGACTCATATGTAAAAAACTTAACTCGTACGGTGACCTTGTATgtattgaaagaaataatgaaaacaGTGACGATAAAGAATTGGTAAAACGCATCCTAGTAAAAGGAAAGCCAGGAGCTGGGAAATCAACCACGATATCCAAACTATCATATGATTGGGCATGTAACAAACAAGACTCACCTATGTCAAAGTTTGAGTTAGTGTTTGTTATCACAGTAAATGAGATTGATACCGACACAGATCTAATTGGTGCCATTCGCGATCAGTTATTACCTAAAGTTTCTAGGGAGAATCTAGAAGAACTTCTCCAATCCCATTCTAATTCAGTGGCGATTTTATTTGATGGATACGACGAAGCTACCAGTCATTTTGATCAGTGTAAAGATATTAGAAATGTGTTGTGTAGCAAATGGTTGGCTGGAGCGTGCGTAATTGTAACTTCTCGGCCCAATCTAGTTGGCAAATTTTGTCAAAAGTATGGCTCATATCTACAAGTTGAAATAATAGGATTCTCTTGGAGAGCCCGAAAAAAGTATGTGAAGAAGTTCCTGCGATTTAGTAAAAAAGATGATAAAGATGGCGGTGGTAACGAAAAAGGGGAAGaaaatgatgattatgatggtgGTGCTGCTgcagataatgatgatgatgatgaggaggaggaggaggaggacggCGATGAGGAGTATGATGTGAAGACCTTCCTATATACACTTCGGTGGAAGTCACAGTCCCTTGGAGCACTCTCTGCTATTCCCATTATTCTATCCATGTTGTGTTTGATTTGGACAACAGTTAGAGAACTGCCTATTAGTGTAACAGCACTCTACAAAGATGCCCTCATGCACCTAGCAAAGCATAAATATGCAAAAACTACTGCAGATGACCTTGATGAGTCAAATATTCATGATTGGATAGACAATGTCCTCTTCCATATTGGCGAAATAGCTATAATAGGACTATTTGAGGATAGATTAGAATTTAAAGCGAATGGATTTGAGAAACAACATCTTGAAGATGCTTGTACACTAGGCGTACTgattaaagaaagaaaaaggtcTAGAACTCAAGTTACATATAGTGTtacatttttacataaaacctttcAAGAAATGTGCGCTGCTTCATACTTAGCAAAGTTGGTCGATAGAGACAGGGAGACACTCATGATGTATTTAGGACGGATAAACCACAGCAATGTATTTAAAATGGACTATTTTTTACGGTTTGCATGTGGATTGAGTGTACAGACTGCTGAGATCATTCTACCGCATGTTGTACAACTTATGTGCAAGCATAGAAGGATGATGAGAGATCCGGTGAGAGAATATTACGGTGGTATCTGTAATATTGATTCCAACGTTTGTCAAAAAATGCCCCTTTTTCTGCTCTATGAGGCTGAAATAAATGCTCAGACAGGAAGTTATGCCAGTCTTCATGCGTTGATGAAACCTTTGTATGATACTGTTGTTATTGGTAACAGGAGGTATGAGACAGTCCGTCTTACAGGTACTCCTGATATTGAGATTGATGGAGGGATTGATAAAGTACTTGATCACTTTATGCTGTtgtcaaaaacacattatatctGGTTGGATGATGTTAGAGTACTAGAATATGGCATTGAAAGAGAGTTTCACGATTGcaaatcaaaattactttatTCTTTGTCCAGGTTATCTATCTTACGCGTGATCAAATATTATAGAGGTCTTGCGCCTATATTGCCTGATATAACATCGCTTTTCAATCACCTCATTGAGCAACAGTTTGCGCCAAAGTCACTTGTAGAATTATGTATCGATGGTGTTTGTTATGCTGCCGAGTCATTTGGTTTGTTTTCATCTTCCTTGCCATGTCTCGCTAAATTGACACTAATACGCGTAGAGATACGTGGTGAGCTCCCTAGAGACATTTCATATCCAGCACTAGAAGACTTACACATTAAAGGTCATGGTTCCGCGAAAATATTAAGTGTAATAGAGTCAATAGATTTAATAGATTTGCACAATTTAAGCCAAATTCATGTTGAAAGTACCGAATTTGATGATTTATGCCAGTTAGGTAAGGCAATGAAATATATGCCACATCTGAGACGATTGGCTTTACCACGCTCAATGCCAAGTCTGATAGGACAAAATGGTCTGTGGGGAGTTGTGTTCGATAAGCTTGCCAAAGCATTACAGAATATGAAGAGATGCAAATGTAAACCCTCAAGTGCTTGTGGCACAGTGGTGTACTCAAAAAGCGTTTGCAATGTACAGCTAAGAGAGCTAGATTTATCAGAAAATACGATAGGTCACTCAATAGGAAACTTTGTACGTGCGTATAGGTATATGCCACACTTAAAATCTCTCAAGATAAATAGTGCATATTTGGAGCCTCAGGATTGTGAGGTTCTTTTCGATGGTTTGATTGAGGTAGGCTGCAAAAAAGGCACGAGTATATCGCCTGGATGTTTAAAGATCGAAACATTGATATTGAACACAAATAATATCGGTGATTCCGTTGACAAGTTATGTGAGGCAATCAAATACATGCCTAATTTGAAAGAACTAGATTTACGTGATTGTAACCTCACACAAGAGGGAAAGATAAAGATAAGAACTGTTTTGGTGCAAGAAAATGGCCAATATAGAAAAGGAGAATTGCGCTTAGCATATGGCACTAGTAGAAGGGGACATATCAAAATATCAGAAGGTATCAGGAATGTCTCCGACATGGACATATAG